One genomic region from uncultured Cohaesibacter sp. encodes:
- the otnI gene encoding 2-oxo-tetronate isomerase gives MPRFAANLSMMYNEVPFLERFARAAADGFVGVEYLFPYNYEAQKLKELLKKNGLCQALFNAPPGDWAKGERGIASLPGRESEFKASMEKALNYAHILNCKTVHVMSGNRVPLMDRDHQLAILKNNIKLACEMAQQFGVKIVLEPINLRSMPEYFLNRQDEAQEVVRSLNQPNLAVQFDFFHCQIGEGDVTTKLLRDLPHIGHIQIASVPDRHEPDIGELNYEWLFGVIDQSGYDGWIGCEYIPAGETSAGLGWFASWRDSQK, from the coding sequence ATGCCACGCTTTGCTGCCAACTTGAGCATGATGTACAACGAGGTTCCTTTCCTGGAGCGTTTTGCTCGAGCCGCTGCCGATGGATTTGTCGGCGTCGAATATCTGTTCCCGTATAATTATGAGGCGCAGAAACTCAAGGAACTGTTGAAGAAAAACGGATTGTGCCAGGCTCTGTTCAATGCTCCTCCGGGCGATTGGGCCAAGGGTGAGCGCGGCATCGCATCTCTGCCGGGCAGGGAAAGCGAATTCAAGGCCAGTATGGAAAAGGCACTCAACTACGCCCATATTCTCAACTGCAAGACAGTGCATGTCATGTCGGGCAATCGTGTTCCCCTGATGGATAGAGATCACCAGTTGGCGATCCTTAAAAACAATATCAAGTTGGCATGCGAAATGGCGCAGCAATTTGGCGTAAAGATTGTGCTGGAGCCAATCAATCTGCGCAGCATGCCTGAATATTTCCTCAATCGACAGGATGAAGCGCAAGAAGTCGTGCGCTCGTTGAACCAGCCCAATCTGGCTGTGCAGTTCGATTTTTTCCATTGTCAGATTGGCGAGGGGGATGTCACCACCAAGCTGCTGCGTGACCTGCCTCATATCGGCCACATCCAGATTGCGAGCGTTCCTGACAGGCATGAACCCGACATCGGCGAGCTCAATTATGAGTGGCTTTTCGGTGTGATCGATCAAAGCGGTTATGACGGCTGGATTGGCTGCGAATATATCCCAGCAGGAGAGACAAGTGCAGGTCTGGGTTGGTTCGCTTCCTGGCGAGATAGCCAGAAGTGA
- a CDS encoding Gfo/Idh/MocA family oxidoreductase, producing MSLYAKLVECERRNRPIRVGLIGAGKFGSMFLAQIPNTPGMDLVGIADFKPENAITNLKRIGWKPEAYAATSFEDALKNRNTFITDSWEDLVKRPEIDVIVECTGNPVAAVEHCLESFKFGKHIVNVTVEADAFCGALLHQRANENGVQYSLAFGDQPALIVDWVDWARGCGFPVVAAGRGHKWLPRFSESTPETVWNDWGLTAEQAEIGGLNPKMFNSFLDGSKPAIESTAVANSCDLQSPENGLEFYPSSMDDLPNVMRPKSDGGMLESKGVVEVASCLQRDGTPIDHDIRNGVWVVIEGDTEYIRRCFQEYGVRTDDSGRYCAIYRRWHLIGLEVGISVASVALRNEPTGTASFFNADVVATAKRDLQVGEMLDGEGGYTVYGNIQPAKKSVEARCLPLGLAHNLKLIKPVAKGASVTWNDVEADTTLRAYKLRQEMEELFFGAK from the coding sequence ATGAGTTTGTATGCCAAACTTGTAGAGTGCGAACGCCGCAATCGTCCAATCCGCGTTGGCCTCATCGGAGCCGGTAAGTTCGGTTCCATGTTCCTCGCCCAGATCCCGAACACCCCGGGTATGGACCTGGTTGGTATCGCAGATTTCAAACCAGAAAATGCGATTACCAACCTCAAGCGTATCGGCTGGAAGCCGGAAGCCTATGCTGCGACCTCTTTCGAAGATGCTCTGAAAAACCGCAATACCTTCATCACCGACAGCTGGGAAGATCTGGTAAAGCGCCCTGAAATCGACGTTATCGTCGAGTGCACCGGTAACCCGGTTGCCGCCGTTGAGCATTGCCTTGAATCTTTCAAGTTCGGCAAGCATATCGTCAACGTCACCGTTGAAGCAGATGCATTCTGCGGCGCTCTGCTGCATCAGCGCGCCAACGAAAATGGCGTGCAATACAGCCTGGCCTTCGGTGACCAGCCTGCACTGATCGTCGACTGGGTCGATTGGGCTCGCGGTTGCGGCTTCCCGGTAGTTGCTGCCGGTCGTGGCCATAAATGGCTGCCTCGCTTCTCGGAGTCCACTCCGGAAACCGTCTGGAACGACTGGGGGCTGACAGCAGAACAGGCTGAAATCGGTGGTCTGAACCCGAAAATGTTCAACTCCTTCCTTGATGGTTCCAAGCCTGCAATCGAATCCACCGCAGTTGCCAACTCCTGCGATCTGCAGTCTCCTGAAAATGGTTTGGAATTCTATCCGTCTTCCATGGATGACCTGCCAAATGTCATGCGTCCAAAGAGCGATGGCGGCATGCTGGAAAGCAAAGGCGTTGTTGAAGTGGCTTCCTGCCTGCAGCGCGATGGCACCCCAATCGACCATGACATCCGCAATGGTGTTTGGGTCGTGATTGAAGGTGACACCGAATATATCCGCCGTTGCTTCCAGGAATATGGCGTTCGTACCGATGATAGCGGCAGATACTGCGCAATCTATCGTCGTTGGCACCTGATCGGTCTGGAAGTGGGTATCTCCGTTGCGTCTGTTGCGCTTCGCAACGAACCAACCGGCACCGCCAGCTTCTTCAATGCCGACGTCGTGGCAACCGCCAAACGCGATTTGCAGGTAGGCGAAATGCTCGACGGTGAAGGCGGCTATACTGTTTATGGCAACATCCAGCCAGCCAAGAAGTCGGTTGAAGCCCGCTGCTTGCCATTGGGTCTTGCCCATAACCTCAAGCTCATCAAACCGGTCGCCAAAGGCGCATCTGTCACCTGGAATGATGTAGAAGCCGACACCACCCTGCGAGCCTACAAGCTGCGTCAGGAAATGGAAGAGCTCTTCTTCGGCGCAAAATAG
- a CDS encoding TRAP transporter large permease: MNSFILFGSFAFLLAFNIPIAISLGLSAMVALFLADLPAEMIPINVFAASSKFALMAIPFFIIAGNVMERSGISERLILLAQRMVGHYRNGVAMVCVIVSCFFAAISGSGPATVAALGIILIPAMIRAGYRLPFATALMAAGGAIGVIIPPSVTFIVFGSISGASIGKLFMAGVVPGVLMGLALILVTIYLTRKDEGIKPLPKATGAERWAAFKDAFWGLMMPVIILGGIYSGVFTPTEAAAVSAVYGLVVGVFIYRRLSWKELPKLFIRSASQTGVVMYVIICASLFAWVVTVDGIAMDIGDWLNEITQGNLYLFLLITNLILLAAGCVMDAVSAIYIFTPILLPVALKLGYDITAFGILLCVNLAIGLVTPPVGVNLFTACSISKISIKDLFGDVFPILIALLLVLALVTYFPAVSMAIPNLLGAK, from the coding sequence ATGAATTCGTTCATTCTATTCGGCTCGTTCGCTTTTCTTCTTGCCTTCAATATTCCCATCGCGATCTCTCTCGGGCTGTCGGCCATGGTGGCACTGTTTCTTGCCGATCTGCCAGCTGAAATGATCCCCATCAATGTATTTGCCGCATCAAGCAAATTTGCCCTAATGGCCATTCCCTTCTTCATCATCGCGGGCAACGTGATGGAGCGCTCCGGGATCTCCGAACGTCTGATCCTGCTGGCGCAGCGCATGGTTGGCCATTATCGCAATGGTGTTGCGATGGTCTGCGTCATCGTGAGCTGCTTCTTTGCCGCGATTTCCGGTTCCGGCCCGGCAACTGTTGCTGCTCTGGGTATCATCCTGATCCCTGCAATGATCCGCGCTGGCTATCGGTTGCCCTTTGCAACGGCTCTCATGGCCGCAGGTGGCGCAATCGGTGTGATCATTCCTCCGTCCGTAACCTTCATCGTCTTTGGGTCAATCTCCGGCGCGTCCATCGGCAAGCTGTTCATGGCTGGTGTTGTTCCCGGTGTCCTGATGGGGCTGGCGCTCATTCTGGTAACGATCTACCTCACACGCAAAGACGAAGGCATCAAGCCTTTGCCAAAAGCCACGGGCGCCGAGCGTTGGGCCGCCTTCAAGGATGCCTTCTGGGGGCTGATGATGCCGGTTATCATTCTGGGCGGCATCTATTCGGGGGTGTTCACGCCCACGGAAGCCGCGGCCGTATCTGCTGTCTATGGTTTGGTCGTTGGGGTGTTCATCTATCGCCGACTTAGCTGGAAAGAGCTGCCGAAGCTATTCATTCGCTCTGCCAGTCAGACCGGTGTGGTCATGTATGTGATCATCTGCGCCTCACTCTTTGCCTGGGTCGTAACGGTTGATGGCATCGCAATGGATATCGGTGATTGGCTCAATGAAATCACGCAAGGCAATCTCTATCTGTTCCTGCTGATTACGAACCTCATTCTGCTTGCCGCAGGCTGTGTGATGGATGCTGTATCCGCGATCTACATCTTCACGCCAATCCTGCTGCCCGTCGCGCTCAAGTTGGGCTACGACATCACCGCCTTCGGTATTCTTCTCTGCGTCAACCTCGCTATCGGCCTGGTTACCCCACCCGTTGGTGTCAACCTGTTCACTGCCTGCAGTATCTCGAAAATTTCGATCAAGGACCTGTTTGGGGATGTCTTCCCAATCCTGATCGCTCTGCTTCTTGTGTTGGCTCTGGTCACGTATTTCCCTGCTGTCAGCATGGCAATACCAAATCTTCTGGGAGCGAAATAG
- a CDS encoding TRAP transporter small permease has product MPTFNGFVEKIEHIVCTTTFVVMLTLTFVNVLSRFLLHMSLSFSEEIVTSLFVLASLAGASIAIRDRAHLGLDYFTSVASYTKQKFLAVIANILGILMCLIILYYGVYMVVGEYTSNQLSATMQWPEWIYGMTVPVGVGLLIYRYCYSIFEILTGRDPMFKDAGEAL; this is encoded by the coding sequence TTGCCTACTTTCAACGGCTTCGTCGAAAAGATTGAGCATATTGTTTGCACAACAACCTTTGTAGTTATGCTCACGCTTACTTTCGTCAATGTTCTCTCGCGCTTCCTGCTGCATATGTCGCTGTCCTTCAGCGAGGAAATCGTAACGAGCCTTTTTGTTCTGGCTTCGCTGGCAGGTGCATCGATCGCTATCCGTGACAGGGCGCATCTCGGGCTGGACTATTTCACCTCGGTTGCCTCTTACACAAAGCAGAAGTTCCTGGCTGTCATTGCCAACATTCTGGGCATCCTGATGTGTCTCATCATTCTCTACTATGGTGTCTACATGGTTGTCGGGGAATACACGTCCAACCAGCTCTCAGCAACCATGCAATGGCCTGAATGGATCTACGGGATGACTGTTCCTGTTGGCGTTGGCCTGCTGATCTACCGCTACTGCTACTCCATTTTTGAGATTCTTACCGGTCGGGACCCAATGTTCAAAGATGCAGGAGAGGCCCTATGA
- a CDS encoding DctP family TRAP transporter solute-binding subunit encodes MLNCKSFIASFVAGLVLPACVYAADIEYPKLSLKMSTTVGEQSNAAQMAQEFSKVVKEASGGKIKIRVFPSDQLSGGNMSKGVEMIRSGAIDVAYEPVDVMAVLDQRLLALSIPWAFTSYKEAEESLLGEGGDFIKGALREQGIEALGFIHNGFRQLTNSKKTIRTPDDLKNMKLRVPGGDVFVNFFRVFGADPVAMSFSELFTALQQGTVDGQENGFDLITANKFYEVQKYITAWNYSYGSFALVFNKKTWDSFDENTQKLLKEKAAEINAMGNKNVEDGEKEKRAFLTDYGVEITDLTPEELQAFKGMLGDYYAGVKETYGAEAVAALGIK; translated from the coding sequence ATGCTGAACTGTAAATCCTTTATTGCTTCTTTTGTCGCAGGGCTTGTGTTGCCCGCATGTGTCTATGCAGCAGACATCGAATATCCCAAATTAAGCCTGAAAATGTCCACGACCGTCGGCGAGCAGTCCAATGCAGCCCAGATGGCGCAGGAATTCTCAAAAGTCGTCAAGGAAGCCTCCGGCGGCAAAATCAAAATCCGTGTTTTCCCAAGCGACCAGCTTTCTGGTGGCAACATGTCCAAGGGCGTTGAAATGATCCGCTCCGGTGCCATCGACGTGGCTTATGAGCCCGTAGACGTGATGGCTGTTCTCGATCAGCGCCTGCTTGCCCTGAGTATTCCATGGGCCTTCACAAGCTATAAAGAAGCTGAAGAAAGCCTTCTGGGTGAAGGTGGCGACTTCATCAAGGGCGCATTGCGCGAACAGGGTATTGAAGCCCTCGGTTTCATTCACAACGGGTTCCGTCAGCTTACCAATAGTAAGAAAACGATCCGTACTCCGGACGATCTCAAAAACATGAAGCTGCGTGTTCCTGGTGGCGACGTGTTCGTGAACTTCTTCCGCGTATTCGGTGCAGACCCTGTAGCCATGAGCTTCAGTGAACTCTTCACTGCTCTGCAGCAGGGCACGGTTGATGGCCAGGAAAACGGCTTCGATCTGATCACGGCCAACAAATTCTACGAAGTGCAGAAATACATCACGGCGTGGAACTACAGCTACGGTTCCTTTGCGCTCGTCTTCAACAAGAAGACCTGGGACAGCTTTGATGAAAATACCCAGAAACTGCTCAAGGAAAAAGCTGCTGAAATCAACGCTATGGGCAACAAGAATGTTGAAGATGGTGAAAAAGAAAAGCGCGCTTTCCTGACGGACTATGGTGTTGAAATCACTGATCTGACCCCTGAAGAACTGCAGGCCTTCAAAGGCATGTTGGGCGATTATTACGCCGGTGTCAAAGAAACCTACGGTGCTGAAGCGGTTGCTGCGCTCGGTATCAAGTAA